Below is a genomic region from Aquila chrysaetos chrysaetos chromosome 13, bAquChr1.4, whole genome shotgun sequence.
CATGAAACTCCAACCTGACAGAACTGGTCTTCTTGAACAGTTCCAACCCAAACACAAAGCTTCTATGTACCCCTGGGCAGGACACAAGAAGTCTTCTCCacacagagctgctggaaagAGCAAGCTCACTACCCAGTCCTGCAGACAAATGAACAGCACTGGAAGCTGCagtcagcagctgcagagctctgcGGACAGGCACCCAATGCCTTAGCATTTCAGGGAGATCCCAGTTCATCACCCAACACATCTGCATGTGACAGATGCTCATCTATAAAACCAGGCTCAGCATAGCATGACCAGCTGCTGATTGGCAAGGCAACATCACAACATGGTTTTGCCTCTACAAGGTTTGGCTCTATTCTCTAATCAGTCTCTGCTAAGGCTTGTAAGGAACAAGGCACttagagcaggaaaaaagtacCCTTGATATTCTGGATCTCAATGACTCCAGGGGAAAAGCACTTCTGCAACATCTCAGCTGCCTCATCCTCAATAGGCTGCAGGAGAGTGATGTCAGGAAGCAGTCGATAACTAGCTGTGGCCACAGGAGAAAACTTGGCATGATCTTTACCTGCATGAAGAGTTAAGAATCAAGAATGAGGGCAGGCCTCAGGGAACGAGAGTGCCAGAACACCAGGGGCTAAAGTTCCAGGGGGAAAGCCAGCTCTCCACCCTTCCCCTTCACACAGCTGTGCCCTAGTCCAAGCACTCAcactcctcctcctgctgccccaggacCCACAACTTACCTATACCCTTGACACAGTGCATAAGCACATCTATTTCCTGGCCAGGTCGCAACAGCGCAATGAGGATGTCATCGTGAACAGGTCGGAAGTCACCATCTGGAAAGAGGTCTGTCTGATTCCCCAGGGGCACCCATGTCATATGTTTACTGTACACTGCGAAGAGAAGTCGCAAGCATCAGCCAGCTACTGTCTCAAACAGGCTGCTGACCTGTACAAGACTGGAGATAGCAAAAAGTAAGTTTAGCAGAATGAGGGAATCGGGGCTCTCTGCGCACAGGGCTGAGAAAAACACAGCACCTATTTTTAGGAGAGATCTCACCTTTGTGATTGAAATATAGTTCATTAGGATCAGATGATTCCTTGGCTGCCTGAGGATTTcgactgcattttattttcagctggaaCTGCAGAGTATCAATTTCTGTGCCTTCTTCATCTCCTGGGAAGGGGAGAATGGCATGAGCCTCTATGGAAACATACTTCTGCTCAGTTTATGTGACCCTAATTTCCTGCTCTGGGGGAAACCTTCAATATTTCTATTTGATCCAAGACTCTCACCTTCGTTTCTATATTCGAAGAGTCGAGGGTCAGCTCGGATAGGGATGAGGCCCAAGCGATGAGCCAGAATTTCATCCTGCACAATGGATGTGTTGTTGTACACAAAGACTTTCTCTACAGCCATCGTTGGCACCTCAGGGAGACAAGAGATCAAGTCAGCATAAGATGACAGTTGAAATACATGCCAACAGAATATCCAGCTAGAGTGTCCCTTCTCTCCCATAAATAATTGCCCTGCAGACTATTTTCAGTGGTATTTCTGCCAAACCAGGCTACCCAATACACCCTTACAGCCAATACACCCCTTCCcgctttgttgttttttttttttttttaaacaaacgATCACAAGAGGTGAAGGGCAGGTTGATCCACAGACACTACCAACAGCACTCCTAAGAGCAACAAGCGCTATTGCTCATGCTGCTAAGGCCCTAACTCTCTTTGGGCTCGTGGTACACGTGCAGAACGGATTTGCACTTCTCTTCCAAACCCAGAAGCCGTCCGCACGGGCTGACATAAGGCGGGGTCCCCCCAGACCTTCCCTACAGCTCCCCGCACCGCCCCGGCGAGCCTCGGTccctgcccccgcccccccccggccgccctcGGCGGTACCTCGGCGAGCAGGATGCGGCGGAAGGCGTTGGCGATGGCGGCGTCGATGCCCACCATGTCGAACTCCAGCGCGCCCTCCTCCTCGCGGATTATGTCCACGCGGAACGCCTGCACGGGCCACGCGCCGCGGGTCACGCCGGGCGCCGCACCCGAacgcccccgcccccccaaacCGCCCCAGCCGCCTGCGGCGCTCACCCACCTCCTCGAACCGCCGCCGGTCCCAGGCGTCCTCGTAGCCGGGGTAGTTGCCGGGGAAGTCGGTGGTGTGGACCTGCGAGGAGGCAGACAGGCAGGGCCGTgaggggggccggggccgggagcccCCCGCCGTCCCGCCGCGCCCCACTCACGTTGCGGACGCCGAACTCGCCCAGCACCACGCGGTCCCGCATCTCGTCGGTGCCCCGCTTGGCCGCCATGGCCGCCGCCAgcggggggcggggagaggTGGCGCTCCACGCCACGTGACGGGCCTCCGCCCGCCCACGCGTGGCCTCGCCGCTCGCGGGGAGCCCGACGCGCCCCCGCCGCCAGCCGGCCACAGGTCCCTGCAGCAGTCCATCCCTCCCAGTGAATTCCCCTTCGCTATCTTGTCGTGCCCCCACGCCGCTGCGCCCTTCCCCGTCCTGCGCCACACACAAGATGGcggcgccgcccgccctccctcACGCGGCCTCGCGAgagcgtggggggggggggctcccccaCCGCCAACGTCACATCCGCGTGCTCCGCTGCTGGCGAGCGGCGGCAGCCAGCGCGGCGCGGGCCGGGCAACATGTCcgcgccgggggcggcggcgagcGGCGGCAGGAGCGGCACCGCCGCCGACTGGGGCGGCTTCGAGGACAACATGCAGgtggggccgggccgggggtggcggcggcggcgacgcgGCGGGACCGAGCCGAGCGGGCGCTGACGCTGACGCTGTCCGCCCCGGTGCAGGGTGGCGGCTCCGCCGTCATCGACATGGAGAACATGGACGACACGTCAGGCTCCAGCTTCGAGGACATGGGGGAGATGCACCAGCGcatgaaggaggaggaggaggaggaggaggtggagggcGAGGCGGGGGCCGCCGAGGAGGAGGACGGGGAGTTCCTGGGCATGaaggggctgcgggggcagctGGGGCGGCAGGTGGCTGACCAGGTGAGGTGAGCGCGGCCCCCtgccgcccccagccccggggggccCCACCTGCCCCTCCGGCCACTGCCAGCTCTCTTCTCTCCGCAGATGTGGCAGGTGGGGAAGAGGCAAGCCTCCAGGGCCTTCAGCCTCTACGCCAACATCGACATCCTCCGGCCGTACTTCGATGTGGAGCCCATCCAAGTGCGAGCCAGGTGggctgggctcagcctgggccatCTCCACCGGCAgcggggggcacggggggcCAGCGGGTGGCTGGCTGTCCCCCCAAAGTGAGCAAGCTGGGGTGGGCTGCCAGCCTTGCAGGAAGGCTCAGATATGGGGAAACGCACTGTGCTTTGTCCCGCTCTCCTTAATGAGGTCCCCCAGGTGGGCTGGCAGCCCTATCACCTGTCACCTGGCATTGCTGCTCAGGGCAGAAGAAAGGGCTTTGGGGCATCTTCAGCCTTTTAGCACTCAGCTGCGTTACGTGGCTTCTGTTGGGTGTGCAACAGAGCTGTGTACAAAAAGGCAAAGTTTTGTGAGGTTGGATGAAGAAAGGtgcctttccttcctgctgttCCGTCAATGATCTCTCATCCCCGTGGCTCGCTCCCTAAACGTTTTCACTGAATCCCCTCTCCGGCAAAGTTAACCCACTGACAGTAAGGCTTTCCTCCTTTAGTTACCTTATGTGACCCTGTAGAAGGAATCTCTGTCCCCCAAGGCCTGTGACCACAGCAGAAAACACTGGTAATGGGTGTATGGGATCTTTTacttctgaagcattttgttAACCATACTGTTGTCCTCCCTGCTCCTGATGTCAttccctgctgtgctgtgatGCAGACTGCTAGAGTCCATGATTCCTGTGAAGATGATTAATTTCCCACAGGTGAGTTCTCTTGTTGAATCAGACACCATGGTCAGGGCAATGTCCCACAGACACCTTGTAAAACTAAAGTAGTCCATGTTATTAAGGACCTGAGTTTGTTAGGTGTTCATCTCCCTGAAAATGTTGGTAAACCCTTTCCTGTGGTTGTTCCAAATCTCAGTGCTACCTTTAGTGCTGGAACAGTTCTAGACCTCTAGACTTCACACATCCCAGGCTCCTCATCACACAACCTGTTCTGCCTGGCTCCCATCAGCAGTGGCCTTGCTGTTCTCAGGCAGCTAGGTGATAAACTTCATCCAAGGCACTTCTCACATTGCTTGGGGTGGGGAGCCTGGTATTCAGGAGCACTAACCAAACCTTCCCTGATCTGTCTCCTCCTGTAGAAGATTGCAGGCGAGCTGTATGGACCCCTCATGCTGGTTTTCACACTGGTGGCCATCCTTTTGCATGGGATGAAGACCTCAGACACCATCATTGTACGTCGAGTCTCAATGATAAGTTGTGGTTTGACTGGGCTCTGGATTGCTATAATGACActggaaatggagaagaaacCTCTTCCATGACTCAATAGCATCTTGCTGAAAAGCAGATTGATCTGAGGAAGAACCTTTTGGTTTGGGGATGGGAGGAAGGATGCATCAGAAAGGCTTGATGCTCTGCTGCCGGGAGAGCTGGGGTGTAGGTCATGTGGCACCCTGAACGCTGCTAGCCAGCTATTTGATAATGCCTAGAAAGGCTCTGGGACTCTCTGAGGTGGAATTTGGGTGCTGGCAAGTCACTTCTTTGAGTCTTCCTCATCCTGATGCTGTCTCCACAGAGGGAAGGCACACTGATGGGCACAGCCATTGGCACCTGCTTCGGTTACTGGTTGGGCGTCTCCTCTTTCATCTATTTCCTGGCATATCTGTGTAATGCCCAAATCACAATGGTGCAGATGCTGTCACTGTTGGTATGTACAGATGGAGCTGCCCCAAGATAACAGGTTGGCTGCATGGTGTTCCAGCACAAGCTCTTCCCAGAGAATGGGAAAAGTCCTTGTAAATCAAGGTCCCAGGTAACTGCACTGGGACAACCTGGAATTCCAGTATGCTCTTCTGACCTGCCCCATCCCAGGCACAGTGATAGCACAAAGAGGCAGTTCCTTCGTGTAGGTCTCCTGCTTTGCAGTTCCTGATCTGAGAGCCTGGTAGTAAAAACCCAGGAGATTGCAATTTCTCTGGAATCAGAGGCTCTTTCATCTGTTTCCCAAGTGGCAATCTCTGACATCCCTCTGAATCCTTCAGACAGATTATCTGGGTGTGAGCTGCTGTTAAAATTGTTGTGCTGGTTGACTCTTCAGCATTGAATGAGTGGTTTGCGAAGCTTTGCCTTGGTGAAGTGTTGCAGGAATAGGCTGCCCATGCTCTTGATCAACGGCCCTTTGTGTGGGACTGACGCTTGTAACAtggacatttttgttttgtcaggGCTACGGTCTTTTTGGTCACTGCATCACTCTCTTTGTCACCTATAATATCCACTTCCACTCCCTCTTCTATATCTTCTGGTTGGGTGTTGGTGGACTCTCTACACTACGAATGGTAAGGGACAGGCAGCCTGGGGCCCTCCTCTTCTGGGgacaaaaaaagggagggaagtgttgtttgctttctgttccttgGGCCTGGCAGTTCATTTCACAGCCActcaggctgctgtgaagaacaGCCTGATGCTCCTGGGTCATTTGGCCACTGGTGTATGGAGGTGACACTTGGATTCATATCCTCACCCATTCTAACAGCTGCAGGAGGTTTACTCCCTTACAGCCCTTGCTGCCATGGAGAGTCATGCCTGAGCATCCTGCACTCTTGGTGAGACTGGGCAAGGTTCACCTACATGAAACAAAGTCAGATTACTCTGAATTTGTTGGTGCAAACTGCAAAAAAGGCTCCGAGCAGTGTTTCCACTGGCTCTCACTACTTGGCCTGTCCTCCTGTATGCTCCTGACTGGAATGCCAGAGGCTCAGGTAGCAGCTACCTTGTCTCTAATCACCTGTTTCCTAGGTTGCTGTGTTGGTGTCGCGCACCGTGGGGCATACCCAGCGGCTCATCCTGTGTGGGACCCTTGCTGCTCTGCATatgcttttcctcctctatcTGCACTTTGCTTATCACAAGGTGGTAGAAGGTAAGCAAGGGAGATATGAAGACATATCCTGTTAGATCTGGGGGAAGAGGAGCTGCTTTTTGCTCTCTCTGAGAGAAAAGATGGACAGTTTGGATCTGACCTGAGGGCATCCGTACCAGTTTCCAACCCAAGAATGACCAGCACTAGCTTTATTAGAGGAAGCTGTCGAAGTAGGGCAGCAGGTAGATGTGGGATGGTTTCTGTGCACTGAGTTTTAGTACTTAGGTCTTAAGTTGTGAGGCAGGATGCTTATTCTTTCCCCACAACTGAAGTGTAACAGCACTGACTGTTCTTGCATGCTGATGTCCAGTCCCTTCCTGAATCTTGCTGAAGTTGGGTTGCTTTTCTCTGATCAGGAAATGTGTCAcaagtctttttccttctttgtgtaACACCTTTTTTATCTTGTGTAGAAGCTCCATCTTCCCCAGTTGGTGCTGTTTACCAGGCTATACATGTTCAGGTCCCCTTTCTGAgtctctttgttttctcctaaCAAAGTCTGagtctccttttaaaaaaaaattaaaaaaaaaaaaaaaaaaaaagaaaaaaaaaagtcttccccCACCACATCACTAGATTGTTTCCAGATCCCTAAATATACAATTCTGGAGACCTGTTTGTGATATTTCAGATAAATCTGCATAATTTGGGGTTATAGCATAGCATTACAAGTCCTTTTAGATGTAAATACTGTTCTTTCATGGATACGTTCTTAAGGTGAAGGTTCTGAGCCCTGATCTGCAACTTTGCAGTAGatgaaataagataaaatatatGTCAAGCAATTGATAGGGAGTGGAGGACGCTTGCATTGGTATGGATGTTTCCTGCCAAGCATGGTCTATGTTTGCATTGCCATGATAAAAATTCCACATTGCacccccagctgcagctcctgatGTGAGTCTGCAAGTGCATCTCAGGATGAAAGCAAACAATTGGTCTAAGAGTAGGATCTGTGCTGGGATGAGGCTGGGAGAGGATTTTATCAATCTGCCTCGGCAGAGCagcatccctggcagtgtcTGCATTTGGGTCAAAAGGCAGGGGACTGGATCTGGCACCTTCAGAGTGAATGATCTACTTTCCTCTTGGGAACATGCAGTTTCCCTGCCTCAAGGACAAGCTCTGATCTGTACTTTCTGGTCTCTGGATGGAGGTGTTTACTCCTGTTCAGTCTTTGGGGCTAGATGTCTCCTCCCATCACCTGCCAAGTGCTTCGCATGTCCTGGGCCCTGCCCTggccagaaagaaaagcaagaagaaatgtGCTATCTGCATCTGAACTAACTCTTGCCACTCTCcccttttttctgttccctgcagGTATCCTGGACACATTGGAAGGACCCAACATGCCACCCTTTCAGAGAGTTGCCCGAGACATTCCAGTTGTTTCCAGTGCTGTATTGAACACAACAGCCAAAGCCAATGCATTGACCCTGTAGTTTCACAGACTTGGACTTGCTTCCTTCACTACTTTTGGGGCTGCATAGGGCCATAATAACCTGCTGCCTCTTAGGAACAGGACAGAACAGCGGGAAGAagacttggttttgttttcctggacCTGTCCTTTGGGTTGCAGTTTTGGGCAGCTGAGTGGACTGCACCTCAGTGACTCAGAAGAACTACGCTCTTCCCCCACCAACGTCTGGGCTGTCTTCAGTAGAGTGGTTCTCTTGCCTCCATGTTTAGTTGGGGTTTCCCAGCACAGTTTGTCTCTTACCCCCTTTCTGCTTGCTGATGTAACCCCAGAGTTATCTGCCCTGTTCCTGTCCTGAAGAGGGAAGAATTAAATTGATGTTGGTGCTGAGTGGTGTCTTATGTTTGAGCCTGTTTGTGTAATGGGAGAGTGGTGTTGGGTCTCTATGCCTTTATCTGTTCTGTCCTAGACTTAAAGCAGGATTCTTTGCAATTTTCTGCTGTCCTACTTCAAATATTCTGTGATATGTGGCCTGTCTTGGGCACCTTTTCCATGGCCCAAGAGGCACAGGTACTTCAGTTTCTGTGGAGATTCTCAGGAACAGCATGATGTTTAACCACATGCTCTTCCTTGTCACGTTCCAGATTGatccttctcttttcacttGGTCCAAGCTGCTATCTCACATCACCTTCTCCTGTGTATGACAGAAATGTATCTGTCCCCATGCTTTCACAGCACCTTTTGTTCTTACCACTTCTCTGCCCATGTTGCTGTGTGGGACAGCAGTGCTGACTGCAGGGGCAGCATGTTTGTGTATGGTGTCCTGTGGATATTTCTGTTAAGAAGCTGGTTCAGCCCACCCTCATGCAGCTTGCTCTCGTGTCTCCCAGCCATGGGACTTTGACCTCATtgctctgagcaggagcagCATCCTGCTCCCCCAGACACACAGTCTGCTGCTCTATACTGTCTGGCTTTTCAAGCTGAGTCTAGGCCGTATTTCTGAAAGGATTCCTGGAGCCTTGAGAGTCTCTGGCAAACTTTTCTCCAGTGTTTCCAttaaacaaagggaaaaatgggGGAGTGTGCTATGGTAATAGAGTTGGCACATTTATCTCCAGTGTACTGATGCAGGAAAGCTCCAGTAAGgatgggaaagcagagcagcccAGCCTAGGCTTACTTGCACTGCAGTAACTTGCAATTGAGTAGTTCAGATGTAGCCTTCCCTCACTGCTTTAACTTGTACTGGTCCAAAAGTGGAAAGCTGTTAGCTGATAACtggctttcatcttttttctccttgtagcTCTGGACGATTGGGGGAGAGGAACCACCTCTCACAGAAGTTCACCTTTATGCttgggctgaaaaaaaaaacccaagatgtTTCCCTTGGTGTACCCACAAGTTAGCTGTGCACAAGGCAGACAGCATGTTAGAACTGCACTCTTTGGTCCTTTGCTTATATTAGTGGGAGAGGATGCAGCTGTAGTGGCATTCAGACTAGTGCCAAGGTGCAATAAAAGAGAGGAAGATAGCACCAGCTACTGTCGTCAGGCTGGTCATCTGcttcagttaaaacaaaaatgtcaccAGATAAGACTCGAGCATTTTCAGTCACAGACCTGCTTTCCACTGTTTGCTTATTCCCGAGTTCATCATTTGTTTCCCTTCCAAGAGCAAGAAGCTCCTCTGCTAACAAACACGTAACAGACATGTTCTCTTACTCTCTTCTCCACACCACCCCGCCTCCCCTGCcttgggaaaattattttggctgaAGAACACTCAGAGCAAGTTGTGTGGGGGAATCAAATCAATTATTTGGGCTAGTAGTCTCCACATTTTTTGGACCAATTGAACCACTTTAAGCTTTGAGAATTTCTCTTACTTTCAAACTTGACAAAATGGAAGTGTTAGTTTGCAGTGCTGACACTGGTATTTCCCTCTTTATAACTCCGTGGGAGGTTGGTTTCTAACTTGCACTTCTTGCCCTGGCAGCCTAGAATGGGTCTGTTTCTCTTGGTGCAAACTCTCCAAGCACaggcaggggggaaggaaaggagaaagagacaaTTGTCACTAGAATGAGTCcagccaagaagaaaaatcattctgCACCAAACCTTATCACTGCTGATCTACAGACACTGTTGGAGAAGAGCTGTGGTCCCCTCCCACAGCTAGCCACTTAGCTAGATCAGAGGGATGAAGCTGTGCCCTGTGTTTTCACTCAAAGCACAGGAGAGAGCAGTGAGCAAACTCTTCAAGCTTCCCTTGTGCAGCTTGTGTATCATGTCAGCTGGGGACAGATGACCAGAGTGACAACCAACCACCCTCTCAGAAGCTGAGAGgcttgctctgctccagctcttcAGCCCTGATTAAttctctgtgcagcagcagctggaagctgaACTGTTCTGTACTGCCAGAAATTCAGTACTTGGCTGAGAGGttcagcatttccttttgctggCAGAGAGGGATGCACTTTTGCAGGGAAATGCATGCATGCTCCAGTTCCAGGGA
It encodes:
- the POLR1C gene encoding DNA-directed RNA polymerases I and III subunit RPAC1 isoform X5 yields the protein MAAKRGTDEMRDRVVLGEFGVRNVHTTDFPGNYPGYEDAWDRRRFEEVPTMAVEKVFVYNNTSIVQDEILAHRLGLIPIRADPRLFEYRNEEAHAILPFPGDEEGTEIDTLQFQLKIKCSRNPQAAKESSDPNELYFNHKVYSKHMTWVPLGNQTDLFPDGDFRPVHDDILIALLRPGQEIDVLMHCVKGIGKDHAKFSPVATASYRLLPDITLLQPIEDEAAEMLQKCFSPGVIEIQNIKGKKVARVANARLDTFSREVFRHEGLKNLVRLARVRNHYIFSVESTGILPPDVLVSEAIKILMGKCQRFLNELDSVPME
- the POLR1C gene encoding DNA-directed RNA polymerases I and III subunit RPAC1 isoform X3, with translation MAAKRGTDEMRDRVVLGEFGVRNVHTTDFPGNYPGYEDAWDRRRFEEAFRVDIIREEEGALEFDMVGIDAAIANAFRRILLAEVPTMAVEKVFVYNNTSIVQDEILAHRLGLIPIRADPRLFEYRNEEAHAILPFPGDEEGTEIDTLQFQLKIKCSRNPQAAKESSDPNELYFNHKVYSKHMTWVPLGNQTDLFPDGDFRPVHDDILIALLRPGQEIDVLMHCVKGIGKDHAKFSPVATASYRLLPDITLLQPIEDEAAEMLQKCFSPGVIEIQNIKGKKVARVANARLDTFSREVFRHEGLKNLVRLARVRNHYICSNHS
- the POLR1C gene encoding DNA-directed RNA polymerases I and III subunit RPAC1 isoform X1, whose protein sequence is MAAKRGTDEMRDRVVLGEFGVRNVHTTDFPGNYPGYEDAWDRRRFEEAFRVDIIREEEGALEFDMVGIDAAIANAFRRILLAEVPTMAVEKVFVYNNTSIVQDEILAHRLGLIPIRADPRLFEYRNEEAHAILPFPGDEEGTEIDTLQFQLKIKCSRNPQAAKESSDPNELYFNHKVYSKHMTWVPLGNQTDLFPDGDFRPVHDDILIALLRPGQEIDVLMHCVKGIGKDHAKFSPVATASYRLLPDITLLQPIEDEAAEMLQKCFSPGVIEIQNIKGKKVARVANARLDTFSREVFRHEGLKNLVRLARVRNHYIFSVESTGILPPDVLVSEAIKILMGKCQRFLNELDSVPME
- the POLR1C gene encoding DNA-directed RNA polymerases I and III subunit RPAC1 isoform X4, with the translated sequence MAAKRGTDEMRDRVVLGEFGVRNVHTTDFPGNYPGYEDAWDRRRFEEAFRVDIIREEEGALEFDMVGIDAAIANAFRRILLAEVPTMAVEKVFVYNNTSIVQDEILAHRLGLIPIRADPRLFEYRNEEAHAILPFPGDEEGTEIDTLQFQLKIKCSRNPQAAKESSDPNELYFNHKVYSKHMTWVPLGNQTDLFPDGDFRPVHDDILIALLRPGQEIDVLMHCVKGIGKDHAKFSPVATASYRLLPDITLLQPIEDEAAEMLQKCFSPGVIEIQNIKGKKVARVANARLDTFSREVFRHEGLKNLVRLARVRNHYILGNY
- the POLR1C gene encoding DNA-directed RNA polymerases I and III subunit RPAC1 isoform X6, which translates into the protein MAAKRGTDEMRDRVVLGEFGVRNVHTTDFPGNYPGYEDAWDRRRFEEVPTMAVEKVFVYNNTSIVQDEILAHRLGLIPIRADPRLFEYRNEGDEEGTEIDTLQFQLKIKCSRNPQAAKESSDPNELYFNHKVYSKHMTWVPLGNQTDLFPDGDFRPVHDDILIALLRPGQEIDVLMHCVKGIGKDHAKFSPVATASYRLLPDITLLQPIEDEAAEMLQKCFSPGVIEIQNIKGKKVARVANARLDTFSREVFRHEGLKNLVRLARVRNHYIFSVESTGILPPDVLVSEAIKILMGKCQRFLNELDSVPME
- the POLR1C gene encoding DNA-directed RNA polymerases I and III subunit RPAC1 isoform X2, with amino-acid sequence MAAKRGTDEMRDRVVLGEFGVRNVHTTDFPGNYPGYEDAWDRRRFEEAFRVDIIREEEGALEFDMVGIDAAIANAFRRILLAEVPTMAVEKVFVYNNTSIVQDEILAHRLGLIPIRADPRLFEYRNEGDEEGTEIDTLQFQLKIKCSRNPQAAKESSDPNELYFNHKVYSKHMTWVPLGNQTDLFPDGDFRPVHDDILIALLRPGQEIDVLMHCVKGIGKDHAKFSPVATASYRLLPDITLLQPIEDEAAEMLQKCFSPGVIEIQNIKGKKVARVANARLDTFSREVFRHEGLKNLVRLARVRNHYIFSVESTGILPPDVLVSEAIKILMGKCQRFLNELDSVPME
- the YIPF3 gene encoding protein YIPF3, coding for MSAPGAAASGGRSGTAADWGGFEDNMQGGGSAVIDMENMDDTSGSSFEDMGEMHQRMKEEEEEEEVEGEAGAAEEEDGEFLGMKGLRGQLGRQVADQMWQVGKRQASRAFSLYANIDILRPYFDVEPIQVRARLLESMIPVKMINFPQKIAGELYGPLMLVFTLVAILLHGMKTSDTIIREGTLMGTAIGTCFGYWLGVSSFIYFLAYLCNAQITMVQMLSLLGYGLFGHCITLFVTYNIHFHSLFYIFWLGVGGLSTLRMVAVLVSRTVGHTQRLILCGTLAALHMLFLLYLHFAYHKVVEGILDTLEGPNMPPFQRVARDIPVVSSAVLNTTAKANALTL